The Paenibacillus sp. MBLB1832 genome has a window encoding:
- the hfq gene encoding RNA chaperone Hfq, with the protein MNRSINIQDNFLNQLRKESIPVTVYLTNGFQIRGLIRAFDNFTIIIDSEGRQQMVYKHAISTFTPQRAVSLMAATESAE; encoded by the coding sequence ATGAACCGATCCATTAACATTCAGGACAATTTTCTAAATCAGCTGCGCAAAGAAAGCATTCCCGTTACGGTTTATTTAACGAATGGCTTTCAAATCAGAGGACTTATTCGTGCATTTGACAACTTTACGATCATCATTGACAGCGAAGGCCGTCAGCAAATGGTGTACAAGCATGCGATTTCAACGTTCACACCACAACGTGCTGTTTCATTAATGGCGGCTACCGAATCAGCGGAGTAG
- the miaA gene encoding tRNA (adenosine(37)-N6)-dimethylallyltransferase MiaA, translating to MLAPSPKPKLLVLLGPTAVGKTKLSLEIAQRFNCEIISGDSMQVYRGMDIGTAKASEAEQKLVPHHLIDIHDPSYPFSAAEFQERVKALIKDIHSRGKLPFIVGGTGLYIESVCYDYQFTDVSMDEEFRQAQEFYADQHGEEALHAKLRDIDPESADRLHANDRRRVIRALEIYHISGETMTDHLAAQKKESPYELCIIGLTMDRALLYQRIEERIDAMMDEGLVEEVQSILASGCPKQAISMQALGYKEIVSYLEGELTLDAAVTLLKRDTRRFAKRQLSWFRHMKDIQWVDVTDLANFSAHFEMISDILAGKFVHKIEYN from the coding sequence GTGTTAGCCCCATCTCCCAAGCCGAAATTACTCGTGCTACTTGGTCCGACCGCTGTCGGCAAAACTAAGCTAAGCTTGGAAATTGCTCAGCGCTTCAATTGTGAAATTATTTCTGGCGACTCCATGCAGGTATATCGTGGCATGGATATCGGTACAGCGAAAGCAAGCGAAGCCGAGCAGAAGCTCGTCCCGCACCATTTGATTGACATTCACGATCCATCCTATCCCTTCTCTGCTGCAGAGTTTCAAGAACGAGTCAAAGCGTTGATCAAGGACATTCATTCACGCGGCAAACTCCCTTTTATCGTTGGGGGCACAGGCCTGTATATCGAATCTGTGTGTTACGACTATCAGTTCACGGATGTGAGCATGGACGAGGAGTTCCGTCAAGCGCAGGAGTTTTACGCCGATCAGCATGGGGAAGAAGCGTTGCATGCCAAGCTGCGTGACATTGATCCAGAAAGCGCAGATCGCCTGCATGCGAACGACCGAAGACGTGTGATTCGAGCCTTGGAAATCTATCATATTTCGGGCGAAACGATGACCGATCATTTGGCCGCCCAGAAAAAAGAGTCTCCTTACGAACTATGTATCATTGGGCTCACGATGGACCGGGCCTTACTATATCAGCGCATTGAAGAGCGAATCGATGCGATGATGGATGAAGGACTCGTAGAAGAGGTCCAATCGATCTTGGCGAGCGGCTGTCCGAAACAGGCCATTTCCATGCAAGCCTTGGGCTATAAGGAAATCGTCAGCTACCTGGAAGGCGAGCTTACCTTGGATGCGGCTGTCACCTTGCTCAAGCGGGATACACGCCGTTTTGCCAAACGTCAATTGTCCTGGTTTCGGCATATGAAGGACATCCAATGGGTAGATGTTACGGATCTTGCAAATTTTTCTGCCCATTTCGAAATGATTAGTGATATACTAGCAGGAAAGTTTGTACATAAAATCGAATATAATTAA
- a CDS encoding class I SAM-dependent methyltransferase, giving the protein MLVTTSYNPSAELVAEAARLAALYGGRIVPRKKYSLEHIRRNYEDATVLLVTREEIRYYEEDYPATFFHPSMALVRVKRMQRGESDGLIASSGAAPGDSVIDCTAGLASDAIVFSYAVGTEGHVTALESEAIPAMLIQEGLAQYESEIPELNAAMRRISVKRTHHLPYLQQLEAKSVDVVYFDPMFRSPIEESEAISHLRRRANDEAVSLASITEAKRVARKSIVLKENRDSSEFARLGFEHVLRSTTKTTYGVIRLC; this is encoded by the coding sequence GTGTTAGTAACAACATCGTATAATCCTTCTGCCGAGTTGGTGGCAGAAGCTGCACGACTAGCTGCCCTGTATGGCGGAAGAATCGTGCCCAGGAAGAAGTATTCTTTGGAACATATTAGGAGAAATTATGAAGATGCGACCGTTCTGCTTGTGACGAGAGAAGAGATCAGGTACTATGAAGAAGACTATCCAGCAACTTTTTTCCATCCTAGCATGGCACTTGTCCGAGTCAAACGGATGCAGCGGGGAGAGTCGGATGGATTAATTGCGTCCTCTGGGGCAGCTCCAGGTGACAGCGTTATTGATTGTACAGCAGGTCTAGCCTCGGATGCTATCGTTTTCTCCTATGCGGTGGGCACAGAAGGACACGTAACAGCTCTCGAGAGCGAAGCGATTCCAGCCATGCTGATTCAGGAAGGTTTAGCACAATACGAGTCCGAGATCCCTGAGTTAAATGCCGCGATGCGGCGTATTTCGGTGAAGAGGACTCATCATCTCCCTTATTTGCAGCAATTGGAGGCAAAGAGTGTGGATGTGGTGTATTTTGACCCGATGTTCCGCTCCCCTATCGAGGAGTCTGAGGCGATTTCACATCTTCGCCGCCGCGCCAATGATGAAGCTGTTAGCTTAGCTTCGATCACCGAAGCAAAGCGGGTCGCTCGCAAAAGTATCGTCCTCAAGGAAAATAGAGACAGCTCTGAGTTTGCTCGGTTAGGTTTCGAACACGTATTAAGATCAACGACGAAAACAACGTATGGAGTGATTCGACTGTGTTAG
- a CDS encoding S41 family peptidase, with protein sequence MFGTRIKIKALKASIALVSAMLAMMPTAAMAQEDSVTQQVRELIGNYHVSGVTEESLANQSIEQMIKGLKDPYTVFFSQEDYGQFSNSLENSFVGMGARIGIDDQGVYLTEIFAGSPAEIAGLKKDDYVRAIDGVPASVTSIDEVRNKIVGKEGTKVKVTILRGTQEMTFEITRRGVNVPEVYSSSLTNGVGYIQITDFSSDADEDFDKQLKALQAKGLKSLILDVRNNPGGLVDTALNIAKHFVKEGTLIHTRDRNGVDDPVLITGGTTVDVPVYILANENSASASEVLSGALQDYNVAKVIGMQTFGKGSVQQILPLDKNNSLKLTVEEYLTPNKRKVNKVGITPDLKVDGPSAQFIAALHETGIADIRVNLTKHGATFNGVDLGFGFGSFREDGQWYVSTRGLAALIDAKITWNDTNHSVVITDANGAKEFPVEKGKLIIDYGTSYINLDLFASYFPQLHVTSQGDMASIQATKGN encoded by the coding sequence ATGTTTGGAACTCGAATCAAAATAAAAGCCCTCAAGGCTTCCATAGCGCTTGTGTCGGCAATGCTGGCGATGATGCCAACAGCAGCAATGGCGCAAGAAGATAGCGTTACCCAACAGGTTCGAGAACTCATTGGAAATTATCATGTGAGCGGCGTAACGGAAGAGTCACTCGCGAATCAGAGCATTGAACAAATGATCAAGGGGCTCAAAGATCCGTATACGGTATTTTTCAGCCAAGAGGATTATGGTCAATTTTCCAATTCGCTGGAGAATAGCTTTGTCGGGATGGGTGCTCGCATCGGGATTGATGACCAAGGTGTGTATCTCACTGAAATTTTTGCGGGATCTCCTGCGGAAATCGCGGGACTTAAGAAAGATGATTACGTACGTGCCATTGACGGCGTTCCAGCTTCCGTCACTTCGATTGATGAGGTGAGGAACAAGATTGTCGGTAAAGAAGGCACGAAAGTGAAAGTAACCATTCTGCGCGGCACACAGGAAATGACCTTCGAAATTACACGTCGTGGCGTCAATGTTCCAGAAGTGTACAGCAGCTCGCTCACAAATGGGGTCGGGTATATCCAAATTACCGATTTCTCCAGTGATGCCGACGAAGATTTCGATAAACAGCTGAAAGCTCTGCAAGCGAAAGGGCTGAAATCATTGATCTTGGATGTGCGTAATAACCCAGGCGGGTTGGTGGATACAGCTCTTAATATCGCGAAGCATTTTGTTAAGGAAGGCACACTTATTCATACGCGTGATCGCAATGGCGTCGATGATCCTGTACTCATCACTGGCGGGACTACCGTTGATGTTCCTGTCTATATTTTAGCGAATGAGAATAGCGCAAGTGCTTCGGAAGTGTTGTCGGGTGCGCTGCAAGACTATAATGTAGCAAAAGTGATCGGCATGCAGACCTTTGGTAAAGGCAGTGTGCAGCAGATTCTCCCCCTAGATAAGAATAATTCACTGAAATTGACGGTCGAGGAGTACTTGACCCCGAATAAGCGTAAAGTGAATAAAGTTGGGATCACACCTGATCTCAAAGTGGATGGACCTTCTGCGCAATTTATTGCTGCCCTGCATGAGACAGGGATCGCGGATATTCGCGTGAACTTAACTAAACACGGCGCGACGTTTAACGGCGTTGATTTGGGATTCGGTTTTGGAAGCTTCCGGGAAGATGGGCAATGGTACGTTTCAACGCGTGGTTTAGCGGCGCTTATTGATGCGAAAATCACGTGGAACGACACGAATCACTCTGTTGTCATAACGGATGCGAACGGTGCGAAGGAATTTCCAGTTGAAAAAGGGAAACTCATCATTGATTATGGGACTAGCTATATCAATCTTGATCTGTTTGCCTCCTATTTCCCGCAGTTACACGTGACATCTCAAGGCGATATGGCAAGCATTCAGGCTACAAAGGGGAACTAG
- the mutS gene encoding DNA mismatch repair protein MutS has protein sequence MATYTPMIQQYLAVKAQVPDAFLFFRLGDFYEMFFDDAINASRELEITLTGREGGGAEKIPMCGVPHHAAENYMSRLIEKGYKVAICEQVEDPAEAKGVVRREIVRIVTPGTVMDSKLLGDSSNNYIVSLVGQDQGYAFTACDISTGELYATQLPPSWELVLDELNVYNPSEIITSESLLTTIRETGAAWGRNMVLTEWTQADEGLLDEHFAEDEALSSLSDLSRQGVALLLAYLKETQKRALTHVKHIRIYEPDQFMTMDPFTRRNLELVETVRERAKKGSLLWLLDKTVTAMGARMLRRWIEKPLMNVSRIEERLEAVNLLYNQLIVREDVKLALKEVYDLERLVARISYGNANARDMIALKHSLQQVPMLQQLCANSGSETLKKLVANMDVCDDVMSWIANAIEDEPPVSIRDGGMIREGYQPYLDQLREASKNGKQWIAELERQEREATGIKSLKIGYNKVFGYFIEVTKANMSALQEGRYERKQTLANAERYVTPELKEKEALILEAQDKMIDLEYELFTELRDRISQHISRLQKLAEVIATADVYQSLATVSAAQHFRKPEVGTGFDLHIEDGRHPVVEAVIQDGSFIANETNLSQENGRILLITGPNMAGKSTYMRQVAVICLMAQIGCFVPASSARIPVTDRIFTRIGAADDLIGGQSTFMVEMMDIQIMTEKATSRSLVIIDELGRGTSTGEGMAIAQAVIEFLHDRIGCKTLVSTHFHELAHLEESLAHLRNYCMAVKESGRQVTFLRKLIPGAASTSYGIYCAEIAGLPEAIIQRSYTLLNGFEKAAVPQAAKPAIIAETAATPIRQLSLFEEDSPAEVAVKKKVDGKSQLVLDQLKGIDLINMTPLQALNLVYEWKQKLQ, from the coding sequence GTGGCCACATATACGCCGATGATTCAGCAATACTTGGCCGTGAAGGCGCAGGTCCCGGATGCTTTTTTATTTTTTCGTCTGGGCGATTTCTATGAAATGTTTTTTGATGATGCAATCAACGCTTCGAGAGAGTTAGAGATTACGTTAACAGGCCGCGAGGGCGGAGGCGCAGAGAAAATACCGATGTGTGGCGTGCCTCATCATGCGGCAGAAAATTATATGTCCCGTCTCATCGAGAAAGGGTACAAAGTCGCCATTTGCGAGCAAGTGGAAGATCCAGCTGAAGCGAAGGGCGTTGTTCGCCGTGAGATTGTGCGGATTGTAACCCCTGGAACAGTCATGGACAGCAAACTTCTAGGTGATTCAAGTAATAACTACATCGTTTCCTTGGTGGGGCAGGATCAGGGATACGCTTTTACAGCCTGCGACATTTCAACAGGTGAACTTTACGCGACACAGCTGCCGCCTTCTTGGGAGCTCGTGCTGGATGAGCTGAACGTCTACAACCCATCTGAAATCATTACTAGTGAATCTCTGCTAACTACGATCCGTGAAACAGGCGCGGCATGGGGACGTAACATGGTACTCACGGAATGGACACAAGCGGACGAGGGGCTGTTGGATGAGCATTTTGCAGAGGATGAAGCTTTGTCATCGCTGTCCGACCTATCACGACAAGGCGTAGCCCTGCTGCTGGCCTATTTAAAAGAAACGCAAAAACGAGCACTCACCCATGTGAAGCATATTCGCATCTATGAGCCAGATCAGTTCATGACGATGGATCCATTCACGCGTCGCAACTTGGAGCTCGTTGAGACCGTTCGAGAACGTGCGAAAAAAGGATCCTTGTTGTGGCTACTGGACAAAACCGTTACCGCCATGGGCGCGCGCATGCTGCGCCGCTGGATTGAGAAACCGCTTATGAACGTTTCACGCATTGAAGAGCGTTTGGAAGCGGTCAATCTGCTCTATAACCAGCTCATCGTACGAGAAGATGTCAAACTTGCGTTGAAAGAAGTATACGACTTGGAGCGGTTGGTTGCTCGTATTTCCTACGGCAACGCCAATGCACGCGATATGATCGCGTTGAAGCATTCGTTGCAACAAGTTCCGATGCTCCAGCAGCTTTGTGCAAACTCAGGCTCGGAGACACTTAAGAAGCTCGTCGCGAATATGGATGTCTGTGATGATGTCATGTCCTGGATTGCGAACGCGATCGAGGACGAGCCCCCAGTCTCCATTCGCGACGGGGGGATGATCCGAGAGGGCTATCAGCCTTATCTGGATCAACTGCGCGAAGCGAGCAAGAATGGGAAGCAATGGATTGCGGAGTTGGAGCGTCAAGAGCGCGAAGCGACGGGCATTAAGTCGCTCAAAATCGGCTACAACAAGGTATTCGGTTATTTTATCGAGGTCACCAAGGCGAACATGTCGGCTCTTCAAGAAGGCCGCTATGAGCGCAAACAAACGCTCGCGAATGCCGAGCGATATGTCACGCCAGAGCTCAAAGAAAAAGAAGCGCTCATTCTGGAAGCGCAAGATAAAATGATCGACCTGGAATATGAGCTGTTTACGGAGCTTCGCGACCGTATTTCACAGCATATTTCCAGATTACAGAAGCTAGCGGAGGTCATTGCCACCGCCGATGTGTACCAATCGCTGGCGACCGTCAGCGCGGCGCAGCATTTCCGCAAGCCAGAAGTCGGAACAGGCTTCGATCTTCATATCGAAGACGGCCGACATCCCGTCGTGGAGGCTGTCATTCAAGACGGCTCGTTCATTGCGAATGAGACGAACCTCAGTCAAGAAAATGGCCGCATCCTGCTCATTACCGGGCCGAATATGGCCGGTAAGAGTACATATATGCGGCAAGTCGCCGTGATCTGCCTCATGGCGCAGATCGGCTGCTTCGTGCCCGCGAGTTCCGCGCGTATCCCAGTCACAGACCGGATCTTCACGCGGATCGGCGCGGCCGATGACCTCATCGGCGGGCAAAGCACATTCATGGTCGAGATGATGGATATCCAGATCATGACTGAGAAGGCGACCAGTCGAAGCCTTGTCATCATTGATGAGCTGGGTCGCGGAACCTCGACGGGTGAAGGGATGGCGATCGCGCAAGCCGTCATCGAGTTCCTACACGATCGGATAGGCTGCAAGACGCTCGTATCCACGCATTTCCATGAGCTCGCGCATCTAGAAGAGAGCCTTGCCCATCTGCGCAACTACTGCATGGCTGTGAAAGAAAGCGGCAGGCAGGTTACCTTCCTGCGCAAGCTGATTCCAGGGGCAGCGAGTACGAGCTACGGCATCTACTGTGCCGAGATCGCAGGGCTGCCCGAAGCCATCATTCAGCGTTCGTATACACTGCTGAATGGGTTTGAGAAGGCGGCTGTTCCACAGGCCGCCAAACCCGCAATTATTGCGGAGACTGCGGCTACGCCAATTCGCCAGCTATCCCTCTTCGAAGAGGATAGCCCAGCCGAAGTTGCCGTCAAGAAGAAAGTCGACGGCAAATCGCAACTGGTACTTGACCAGTTGAAGGGCATCGATTTAATTAATATGACGCCGCTGCAGGCGCTTAATCTCGTTTACGAGTGGAAGCAAAAACTGCAATAG
- a CDS encoding putative amidoligase domain-containing protein, which translates to METFFLHGQEQEVIALTERIQIPSGTRLPEDWQGQRVIHWGTSHDDVPNVPCLQPVKAIRLAQNRRKREETLALHGIKTVSSHAAKTHGKADVQTFIRKYKVAVFHLQTLLVYEKKMTHLLTEQSLQQQRQLQGTAAYAEVQPSQMSFHVRRASREAVKAIYALGLDYGLVTIGITRAGHTLVLDVEPVPRLNNRLIQLFAQAIDLYDQSLEKELGRQEHAMLGCDPEFLLVNPQGKVVFADRFLTRDGAVGCDAIVLSGHRVILPLAELRPQPAVEPLQLMRNLRVTMGLAARKISDASLAWLAGGMPVRGYPLGGHLHFSRCWLNSHLLRALDTYLALPLILIEDLSTCDRRPRYGFLGDYRKKSHGGFEYRTLPSWIATPELTEGVFTLASLIVNNYWRLPRQPLQEHDVQAAYYRGEKHKLLSIVHSLWRDLEQLRGYELHQNVLDRLKSQLLSMTSWKETVDIRIAWRMTKVEPLVVHT; encoded by the coding sequence ATGGAAACCTTCTTCCTGCACGGACAGGAACAAGAGGTGATAGCATTAACCGAACGCATCCAGATCCCAAGCGGGACTCGTTTGCCCGAGGATTGGCAAGGGCAGCGGGTGATTCATTGGGGAACTTCCCATGACGATGTTCCGAATGTCCCTTGTTTACAACCCGTTAAGGCCATACGGCTAGCCCAGAATCGCCGCAAACGGGAGGAAACGCTGGCTCTTCACGGTATCAAAACAGTCTCATCACATGCAGCGAAAACGCATGGTAAAGCGGACGTTCAAACTTTTATCCGCAAATATAAAGTGGCTGTCTTTCATTTGCAAACTTTGCTTGTCTATGAGAAAAAGATGACCCATCTGCTTACGGAGCAATCCCTACAGCAGCAGCGGCAACTGCAGGGAACGGCGGCTTATGCCGAAGTTCAGCCGTCCCAGATGAGCTTTCATGTGCGGAGGGCGAGCCGCGAAGCTGTGAAAGCGATTTACGCTTTAGGGTTGGATTATGGCCTTGTCACGATTGGAATCACACGAGCGGGGCATACGCTCGTACTGGATGTTGAGCCTGTTCCGAGGCTCAATAATAGGCTCATCCAACTCTTCGCACAAGCGATCGATCTCTATGATCAATCGCTTGAGAAAGAGCTGGGCCGCCAAGAGCATGCGATGCTCGGCTGCGATCCAGAGTTCCTGCTGGTGAACCCGCAGGGCAAGGTCGTCTTCGCCGACCGCTTCCTAACGCGGGATGGCGCCGTTGGCTGCGACGCCATCGTACTCAGCGGCCATCGGGTGATTTTGCCGCTGGCGGAGCTGCGGCCGCAGCCAGCCGTAGAGCCGCTGCAGTTGATGCGGAACCTGCGCGTCACGATGGGGCTCGCCGCGCGAAAAATCAGCGACGCGAGCCTGGCGTGGCTCGCAGGCGGCATGCCTGTGCGCGGCTATCCGCTTGGCGGACATCTGCATTTCAGCAGATGCTGGCTGAATTCGCATCTGTTGCGCGCGCTGGATACGTATCTAGCCTTGCCGCTCATCCTGATTGAGGATCTCTCGACGTGCGACCGCCGCCCGAGATACGGCTTCTTAGGCGATTACCGCAAGAAATCGCATGGCGGCTTCGAATACCGCACATTGCCAAGTTGGATAGCTACACCAGAGTTGACCGAAGGAGTATTTACATTAGCTTCGCTGATTGTGAACAACTATTGGCGTTTGCCGAGGCAGCCGCTGCAAGAGCACGATGTACAAGCGGCTTATTACCGCGGCGAAAAACACAAATTGCTGAGCATCGTCCACAGTTTGTGGCGGGATTTGGAGCAGCTCAGAGGGTATGAGCTCCATCAGAACGTGCTCGACCGTCTGAAGTCCCAGCTCCTCTCCATGACATCTTGGAAGGAAACAGTGGATATCCGCATTGCATGGAGAATGACAAAGGTGGAACCTTTGGTGGTCCATACCTGA
- a CDS encoding outer spore coat protein CotE, whose amino-acid sequence MSLDKDLQCREIITKAVCGKGRKFSQVSHTVTPPYSPTSILGAWIINNQFEAVHSGEGVEVVGTYDINIWYSYDRNTKTDVAKETVSYVEIVGLSYLDKKHKSTTAEVSAVATQEPNCVEASVTSSGNSVSIRVEREYQVELVAETKVCVVVCTNGCNDFDDKHVDFDDSGEGDFEDLDADLIEDELD is encoded by the coding sequence ATGTCATTAGATAAAGATTTGCAGTGCAGAGAGATCATTACAAAGGCTGTCTGCGGTAAAGGTCGCAAATTTTCTCAAGTAAGTCATACCGTGACTCCGCCTTATTCTCCAACCAGTATTTTGGGCGCTTGGATTATTAATAACCAATTCGAGGCAGTCCATTCTGGAGAGGGCGTAGAGGTAGTTGGTACTTACGATATCAACATCTGGTATTCTTACGATCGAAACACAAAAACAGACGTAGCCAAAGAAACTGTATCGTATGTAGAAATTGTCGGACTCAGTTACTTAGACAAAAAACATAAGTCGACGACAGCCGAAGTATCAGCTGTTGCGACCCAAGAGCCTAACTGCGTAGAGGCCAGCGTGACTTCGAGCGGCAACAGCGTCAGTATTCGAGTGGAACGTGAGTATCAAGTCGAACTCGTTGCCGAAACGAAAGTCTGTGTAGTCGTTTGCACCAACGGCTGCAATGACTTCGACGACAAGCACGTGGATTTCGATGACAGCGGCGAAGGCGATTTCGAGGATCTGGACGCCGATCTGATCGAGGATGAACTGGATTAA
- a CDS encoding aromatic acid exporter family protein — MGFRVIKTAIAVIIAMYLAYVLGVHTPAAAGLLAILGIEVTKRKGILSALHRIAASILALLISSVLFMLLGFHIWVAGLFVLIVFPILVRLRITEGAVTGAVVMFHLYAYESATFASVWNELLLLLIGLGSATAINIAYMPKADAQLLAHKQKIEQLFSDIFVNIAQHLRDSTIVWDGKEILEVSEEIERGASLAKRSMENTLLFGGDPYWRVYFFMRGEQLESIHRMLDLVAGVYQTLPQGEWVAAIFEDISQSVKEDYYTGEAEKELEELNTRYKRMPLPESREEFEVRSAIRQLKRELMHYLAIAKKQKKHRPEAG, encoded by the coding sequence ATGGGCTTTCGTGTGATCAAAACAGCCATTGCGGTCATAATTGCTATGTATTTAGCGTATGTATTAGGGGTTCATACCCCCGCTGCTGCGGGACTGCTTGCCATTCTAGGCATTGAAGTGACGAAAAGAAAAGGCATTCTGAGCGCTCTGCATCGTATTGCAGCTTCGATCTTAGCTCTGCTCATTAGCTCTGTATTATTTATGCTGCTTGGCTTTCATATTTGGGTGGCTGGCCTTTTCGTTCTAATCGTATTTCCAATTCTCGTCCGACTGCGAATTACGGAAGGTGCCGTCACAGGTGCGGTTGTGATGTTTCATCTATATGCGTACGAATCAGCGACTTTCGCCTCCGTATGGAATGAATTATTACTCCTTCTAATTGGGTTAGGTTCTGCGACCGCCATTAATATTGCTTATATGCCAAAGGCGGATGCGCAGCTTTTGGCTCATAAACAAAAGATTGAGCAATTATTCTCCGATATTTTCGTCAACATTGCTCAGCATCTTCGAGACAGTACAATCGTATGGGATGGGAAAGAGATTTTAGAGGTAAGTGAGGAAATCGAGCGCGGCGCAAGTCTAGCCAAACGTTCCATGGAGAATACGCTGCTATTCGGAGGAGATCCGTATTGGCGCGTGTATTTCTTCATGCGGGGAGAGCAATTGGAATCCATTCATCGCATGTTGGATTTGGTTGCCGGCGTTTATCAAACTTTGCCTCAAGGTGAATGGGTGGCAGCGATCTTCGAAGATATTAGCCAATCTGTGAAGGAAGACTATTATACGGGAGAAGCAGAGAAAGAATTAGAAGAGCTTAATACCCGTTACAAAAGGATGCCGCTGCCGGAAAGCCGCGAAGAATTCGAAGTGCGATCAGCGATTAGACAGCTTAAACGCGAGTTAATGCACTATTTAGCCATCGCCAAAAAGCAGAAAAAACACCGTCCAGAAGCGGGTTGA
- a CDS encoding ABC transporter permease — MENREIRPQGHLESEESLQREVHASYLFALKKETRWVRLLQAALLLGFLGLWELASRLKWIDVLLFSYPTKVFRLLWEKLVDGTLLPHVTVTIEETIIGFILGTLFGTALAVMIWWSPFLSRVLDPYIVVINSMPKVALGPVFIVGFGPGLLSIIATTLSITVIITTLVVYGSFKEVDPNYVKVVRLYGGNQRTVFLKAILPASFPAIVSTLKVNVGLAWIGVIVGEFLVSQKGLGYLIIYGFQVFNFTLVISTLFVIALVATVMYQLVAMLEKKLTKHR; from the coding sequence ATGGAGAATCGTGAAATAAGACCACAAGGGCATTTAGAGTCGGAAGAGTCACTGCAACGCGAGGTCCATGCCAGCTACCTTTTCGCATTGAAGAAGGAAACGAGATGGGTCAGATTGCTTCAAGCCGCGCTATTGCTCGGATTTCTAGGTCTTTGGGAATTGGCATCCCGCTTGAAGTGGATTGACGTGCTCCTGTTTAGCTATCCGACGAAAGTATTTCGATTATTATGGGAAAAACTGGTGGATGGTACGCTGCTGCCACATGTCACCGTAACCATTGAGGAAACGATCATCGGCTTCATCCTGGGAACCCTTTTCGGAACAGCGCTTGCGGTAATGATCTGGTGGTCACCATTTCTATCAAGAGTGCTAGATCCTTATATTGTCGTCATTAACAGCATGCCGAAGGTCGCATTAGGACCCGTATTTATCGTCGGATTCGGGCCAGGGTTACTATCCATTATTGCCACAACCTTATCGATTACCGTTATTATTACGACACTCGTCGTGTACGGCAGCTTCAAGGAAGTAGACCCGAACTATGTCAAGGTTGTACGGCTTTATGGCGGCAATCAGCGAACCGTTTTCCTAAAAGCAATTCTACCCGCTTCTTTCCCCGCCATTGTATCCACATTAAAAGTGAACGTAGGTTTAGCATGGATCGGCGTGATCGTTGGAGAATTTCTGGTGTCTCAGAAGGGGCTGGGATACTTAATCATATATGGCTTTCAGGTGTTTAATTTTACATTGGTCATTTCAACGTTATTCGTCATTGCGCTTGTAGCAACGGTTATGTATCAGCTTGTAGCTATGCTGGAAAAGAAACTAACCAAGCATCGTTAA
- a CDS encoding ABC transporter ATP-binding protein, with amino-acid sequence METAVRVQDVTQVYVTEERATLALQNITFELKKGEFVSFIGPSGCGKTTLLSIIAGLLPPTKGEVTVSNQLVRSPSTKVGYMLQQDYLFPWRTIADNASMGLEIAGMLTNESRQRSLYLLEEMGLLPFKDYYPAQLSGGMRQRVALVRTLAAEPELLLLDEPFSALDYQTKLQLEELVVETLRAKQKTAILVTHDIGEAIAMSDRIFVLAPNPGRVRQTFEIPAAIRAAVPLEARELPQFHRLFREIWQEFGGAGHGES; translated from the coding sequence ATGGAAACCGCTGTGCGCGTGCAGGATGTGACGCAGGTGTATGTGACGGAGGAGCGCGCTACGCTTGCTCTGCAGAACATTACATTTGAGTTGAAAAAAGGGGAATTCGTCAGCTTTATTGGGCCCAGTGGTTGTGGCAAAACAACCCTTCTCTCGATCATCGCGGGACTTCTTCCGCCTACCAAAGGTGAAGTCACCGTGTCGAATCAACTAGTGAGATCACCTTCAACGAAAGTGGGCTATATGCTTCAGCAAGACTACTTGTTCCCTTGGCGAACAATAGCGGATAACGCGAGTATGGGACTGGAAATTGCCGGCATGTTGACGAATGAGAGCAGGCAAAGGTCGCTGTATTTACTAGAAGAGATGGGGCTTCTCCCTTTCAAAGATTATTACCCTGCCCAGCTTTCGGGAGGGATGCGCCAGCGTGTCGCACTCGTTCGAACGTTGGCCGCAGAGCCAGAGTTGCTGCTGCTGGATGAACCCTTTTCCGCGTTAGATTATCAAACGAAATTGCAATTAGAAGAGCTAGTCGTCGAGACGCTTCGGGCAAAGCAGAAAACAGCCATTTTAGTCACACATGACATTGGTGAAGCCATCGCGATGAGCGATCGGATCTTCGTCCTAGCACCGAATCCAGGTCGTGTTCGTCAAACATTCGAAATCCCAGCAGCGATTCGAGCTGCGGTGCCTTTGGAAGCAAGGGAGCTGCCCCAATTCCATCGGCTTTTTCGGGAAATTTGGCAAGAGTTTGGAGGCGCTGGGCATGGAGAATCGTGA